In one Silene latifolia isolate original U9 population chromosome 10, ASM4854445v1, whole genome shotgun sequence genomic region, the following are encoded:
- the LOC141605561 gene encoding polyadenylate-binding protein-interacting protein 6-like yields the protein MKTSTSTLNPFAVAYVPLAKREVQDVDKECKTMPREAAVDDLKSKVHQTDVAHDTRAELPQEITASVLDEESEMDLAYLQMMFPGVSDQSLADVYNINQGDLEAAVDMLSELESGDDQPVASNVDNAREPISSGECSSVKAVSVARESCMPSGSPGVTAATS from the exons ATGAAAACAAGCACATCAACATTGAATCCCTTTGCAGTGGCATATGTGCCGCTTGCTAAAAGAGAGGTACAAGATGTAGATAAAGAGTGTAAGACAATGCCTCGGGAAGCTGCTGTTGATGATTTAAAATCAAAGGTCCACCAGACGGATGTTGCTCATGATACACGGGCTGAACTTCCTCAAGAGATAACCGCAAGTGTTCTGGACGAAGAATCTGAAATGGATCTAGCTTACCTTCAGATGATGTTTCCTGGAGTATCAGATCAGTCTCTTGCTGATGTGTATAACATCAATCAGGGTGACTTGGAAGCTGCAGTTGACATGCTGTCAGAACTTGAG TCTGGTGATGACCAACCGGTTGCTTCGAATGTTGACAATGCTCGGGAGCCAATTTCTTCTGGTGAGTGCTCGTCCGTGAAAGCTGTATCGGTAGCACGTGAATCCTGCATGCCTTCTGGCTCTCCTGGAGTGACAGCTGCTACTTCCTGA
- the LOC141605560 gene encoding RNA polymerase sigma factor sigA-like, with protein MLSSSFYYSDLTEKLSCPTDQQHQIHSTKNVIIGKKTANFKPVGPTGPSSKAVKECINGGPNVHSEPWVPRYGLSEEECWEPGTSVEALLLLHKSILERQLELSVERIGMTDMPSPQESSRSKKDVCVTSSGIPARVRRINAKKKSKGKNSTKQSSDERHSGVILQNHVVGYVRGLTSYELLTHQQVVNLSNNIRAGLSLEHHRSRLKEKLGCEASDEQLAQFLRMNRTELRSKLIECTLATEKLAMSNVRLVMSVAQKYDNMGADMADLVQGGLIGLLRGIQKFDSSRGFKISTYVYWWIRQGVSRALMENSRTLRLPTHLHERLSLIRGAKNRLEEKGINPSIDRIAETLNMSHKKIKNATEAVRPVFSLDRQPFPSLNGLPGMTYHSYIADNRLENNPWHGVDEWTLKYEVSHLIDTALREREREIIRLYYGLDDEPLTWEEISKRIGLSRERVRQVGLIAFEKLKHAARKTKMDALLVKH; from the exons ATGTTGAGTTCCTCTTTCTACTATTCTGACCTCACAGAAAAACTCTCTTGTCCTACTGATCAACAACATCAAATCCATTCCACAAAAAATGTCATTATTGGCAAGAAAACAGCTAACTTTAAGCCGGTTGGGCCCACGGGACCGTCTTCCAAAGCTGTGAAGGAATGTATAAATGGAGGCCCGAATGTACATTCTGAACCATGGGTTCCGAGATATGGTCTGTCCGAAGAGGAATGTTGGGAACCCGGAACTTCAGTGGAGGCTCTCCTTTTGCTACACAAGTCGATTCTGGAAAGACAGTTGGAGCTATCCGTTGAGCGCATTGGCATGACTGATATGCCTTCTCCTCAAGAAAGTAGTCGTAGTAAAAAAGATGTCTGTGTCACATCGTCAGGGATACCTGCTCGTGTAAGAAGGATCAATGCCAAGAAGAAAAGTAAAGGCAAAAACTCGACGAAACAAAGTAGTGATGAGAGACATTCAGGGGTGATCCTTCAGAATCATGTAGTTGGCTATGTGAGGGGTTTGACAAGTTATGAGTTGCTAACTCATCAACAAGTTGTCAATTTATCTAACAACATAAGAGCTGGTCTTTCCTTGGAACACCATAGATCAAG ACTGAAGGAAAAACTAGGATGTGAGGCTTCTGATGAACAACTAGCACAATTTTTGAGAATGAACCGGACTGAACTGAGGTCCAAACTGATTGAATGTACTCTGGCAACAGAGAAGCTAGCTATGAGCAATGTTCGCTTGGTCATGTCAGTTGCTCAAAAATATGACAACATGGGCGCTGATATGGCAGACCTCGTCCAG GGAGGGCTGATTGGACTACTTCGCGGGATTCAGAAGTTTGATTCCTCTAGAGGGTTCAAAATCTCTACTTATGTTTACTGGTGGATACGTCAA GGGGTTTCTAGAGCACTGATGGAAAATTCAAGAACTCTGAGGTTGCCTACCCATCTACATGAAAGATTAAGTTTAATTCGTGGAGCGAAGAATCGACTTGAGGAGAAAGGGATTAACCCTTCTATTGAT AGGATAGCCGAAACCTTAAACATGTCTCATAAGAAAATAAAGAATGCAACTGAG GCTGTCAGACCTGTCTTTTCTCTGGACCGCCAGCCATTCCCCTCGCTTAATGGCCTTCCTGGAATGACCTATCATAGT TATATTGCGGACAACCGCCTAGAGAATAACCCGTGGCATGGTGTAGATGAATGGACACTTAAG TATGAAGTAAGCCATCTTATTGACACGGCCCTCAGAGAAAGGGAGAGAGAGATCATTCGTCTTTACTATGGGCTGGACGATGAACCTCTCACTTGGGAAGAAATTAGCAAAAG GATCGGATTGTCAAGAGAAAGAGTAAGGCAGGTTGGTCTGATTGCATTCGAGAAACTAAAGCACGCGGCTAGAAAGACGAAGATGGATGCCTTACTGGTTAAACACTAG